AATGTATTTTAAGCTGTTTATATATATGCTATGTATACCACTATTTAATGTACTCAGAATATATAAATTTAATGAAGGTTAAAATGAACGTTGAAAAGCACATCCTTGACAAAATTTATAATTCAAAAATGAAGTTACTTAGAACCGAAAAAAAGAAATATTACTTTTATGCAATATCTCCTTTTTCTAATTCAATATTTGATTTTATACTTATCTTCTATAGTTCTCTGTAAATTAAACAAATACACTTGAAGTTTTAATTTTTTCTTATTAATTTCACTAAAATAGACTTCTTTATCAATATTAATTATCTCATGTTTTATAGTAGCAGGGTTTTCCAAACTCACTCATATATACTAAAGGTGATAATAGCTCTTTATATCACTTGCACTGAAAAACATCAAATTTTTGCAAATTATCATCAAGATAAACAACTTTTTTTATATTTTTGCTAAATAAGAGAAGTTTTCTTCATAGAAATTATTCCATTCTTTGCTGTCTTAATAGGGTTATGAAACAGTTAACCTAATAAAAATATATGACAACTCAAAATGGAATAGTTATATAAATAAAATATCGCCTTAATTGTATAACCTCTGCTGATGCTTTACAACATAAAATGGCTATTTTAGACACATATTTAGACTAATAAATCTAACAATAAAAAAGGTACTACTTTTCAAAATAGTACCTTCTCAATCACTATTATTTTGTGTTCCCACACTTCATGTCAATACCTACAGAAACATTAATATATTTTTAAAACCGTTTATTACGGATTTTATCTCCTTCACTCGTAAACACAAAATGCTTGAAGAAATGCCTAAAATTAAGGATTTCTACATAACTTTTCTTTGTAGCAACACAACCGTCTCCACATGCCCAGTCTCCGGGAACATATCCACCGGCTGAACTTCTTTAACCTCATATCCAAGTTCATTTAATATTCCTAAATCCCTTGATAAAGTTGCTGGATCACAAGAAACATAAACTATAGTTCTAGGCTCTCCACCAGCTATAGATTCAAGTAATGCCTTCTCACAGCCTTTTCTTGGCGGATCTACCACTACTATTTCTGGCTTTATGCCCTTCTCTATAAGCTTTGGTATTTCCTCTTCCGCTTTTCCAACTATAAATTCTGCGTTACCCACACCATTTTGCTGTGCGTTTATCTTAGCATTTTCTATTGCTTCCGGCACCATTTCTACTCCATAAACCTTATTTGCCTTTTGTGATAAAAATAATGAAATCGTACCTGTTCCGCAGTAGGCATCAAATACTACTTCATTACCTGTAAGTCCTGCAAATCTTAAAACAGTTTCATAAAGCTTTTCAGTTTGAACTGGATTTACTTGAAAAAATGATTTAGATGAAACATTGAACTTAAACTCTCCTATGTAATCCTCTATAATATTTTCACCCCAAAGAGTTATTTCCCTTTGTCCTAATACCACATTAGTTTTCTTATTATTAATATTTTGAATTATCCCCTTTATACCCTTAATTTCAGTAGTTATTCTGTGGATAAGTTCTTTCTTTTGTGGAAGCTTTTCAGTATTTGTTACTAAAACTAACATTATTTGTCCTGTTTTAAAGGCTTTTCTTATCATTATGTGCCTCAAAACACCTTTACCCAAAGCTTCATTATATGCTTCTATGTTAAAATCTTTAATCCACTTCTTTACTACAAGCATTATTTCATTTGCAGTATCATCCTGTATAAAACATTTGTCAACTTCTATTATGTCATGACTTCTTTCTCTATAAAAACCAATTTTCACTTCTCCATTAACCTCTCCCACAGGAAGTTGAACCTTGTTCCTGTAATAGTTTGGAGTTTCCATACCAATTGTCTCATTTATTTTTACAGTGCTTAAATCCACTTTTGCTATTCTTCTAAGACATTCTGTTACTTTGTTTTTCTTAAATTCAAGTTGCTTTTCATATTTTAGATGTTGAAGTTGACATCCACCACATTTATTATAAATCGAACACACTGGCTCAGCCCTATCTTCTGATTTTTCAATTACATCTATTAACTTTCCTATTGCAAAGTTTTTATTAACCTTTATTATTTTTGCCTTTACTTTTTCCCCTTTAACTGCACCTTTTACAAATACAGTAAAATTATCAACCTTACCAATACCCTCTCCCATATTTCCAAAATCATCTATGTAAATTTCATAATCATTATTTTTTTTAACTGGTACAACTTTATCCATAAACTCACCTTTCAAACTTTCATTTCATTGATTTTTTTGCGTTCTATATATTATAACATATCCATAAACTTCATACATTAATCTTAGTACAAGTATGCTATAATAATAATGATATTTATAAATACTGGGGGTAAACATATGATTAAATTAATAGCTACAGATATGGATGGAACATTGCTTAAAAGTAATGGTGAATTTCCTAATGAATTCCCCTTCATATTAAACAGCTTACTAAATAAAAACATTATGTTTAGCGTAGCAAGTGGAAGACAATACTTTACGTTAAGAGATAACATGGACGCTTTTAAGGATAAAATAACTTTTATAGCCGAAAATGGCGCCTTCATAGTAAAAAACGGAGAAGAACTATTTGCTAAAACTTTAGATAGAAATATAGTAGCTAAAGTAATAGATGATGTACACAAAATTCCTGACTGTAAGTTGGTTTTGTGCGGAAAAAGAAGTGCCTATACTTTAGATAACTCCTCTGAATTTGTAGGAGAAGTTGAAAAATACTACCATAAAAATACTGTAGTTGACAGCTTAGATGATATTGATGATGAATTTTTTAAAATAGCTGTTTGTGACTATAAAGGTTCTGAGAACCACTCAAATCTTATTTTAACTCCAAAGTGGGGAGAAACACTTCAATGTACTGTATCTGGTGAAGTATGGCTTGATCTTGGACGAAAAGATGTAAATAAAGGCACTGCCATAAAATTTCTTCAAGATAAATTTAACATAAAAGAAAATGAAACAATGGCATTTGGTGACTATTACAATGATGTATCAATGCTTGAAAGTGTATATCATAGTTATGTCATGGAAAATGCTCCTGATGAAATGAAAAAGCATGGAAGATTTTTAGCTAAAAGTAATGATGAATCTGGTGTAATACACGTAATTAAAGATAAAATTTTAAAATTGGATGCTTAAATAAAAACAGAACTAGTAATTTTATATATAAAAAATACTAGTTCTGTTTTTTGCTAAATTTTTGATGCAAAAGTTTCACATTCAGTACCTTCACTTGTAGCAGCTCCTGGACCGTATATTTGAACATTTCTTGCTGCACATATTTTACTATGATTGTAAGAACAATTTATTGCCTCACATTGTATTTCAGGACTCATCTCTATTGAATTTTTACTAAATACTTGACGTATTTCCCCTGGAATATTCATATTTACTAGATTTGAAAGTGCATTTTTAATTCCTTTTTCTGCAAAAGTCTCACATTCAGTATCAACAGATGCCCTAGCTTTTATACCATGTACATTAATAGTTTTAGCTGTACATAAGCCGTTTATATTGTTAACACACGTACCAGCACTACACATTAATTTTGTTGACATATTATATCACCTTCCATTGTCAAATATTATAATACCTATTCTATTTTTTACCCTTTCAAGGATTTTTATTCACTATCATATGCTTTATAATTAACTTAAGGGATGTGATTTTATGTTAAAAGTTTTAATATTAG
The Clostridium felsineum DSM 794 DNA segment above includes these coding regions:
- the rlmD gene encoding 23S rRNA (uracil(1939)-C(5))-methyltransferase RlmD — its product is MDKVVPVKKNNDYEIYIDDFGNMGEGIGKVDNFTVFVKGAVKGEKVKAKIIKVNKNFAIGKLIDVIEKSEDRAEPVCSIYNKCGGCQLQHLKYEKQLEFKKNKVTECLRRIAKVDLSTVKINETIGMETPNYYRNKVQLPVGEVNGEVKIGFYRERSHDIIEVDKCFIQDDTANEIMLVVKKWIKDFNIEAYNEALGKGVLRHIMIRKAFKTGQIMLVLVTNTEKLPQKKELIHRITTEIKGIKGIIQNINNKKTNVVLGQREITLWGENIIEDYIGEFKFNVSSKSFFQVNPVQTEKLYETVLRFAGLTGNEVVFDAYCGTGTISLFLSQKANKVYGVEMVPEAIENAKINAQQNGVGNAEFIVGKAEEEIPKLIEKGIKPEIVVVDPPRKGCEKALLESIAGGEPRTIVYVSCDPATLSRDLGILNELGYEVKEVQPVDMFPETGHVETVVLLQRKVM
- a CDS encoding Cof-type HAD-IIB family hydrolase, translating into MIKLIATDMDGTLLKSNGEFPNEFPFILNSLLNKNIMFSVASGRQYFTLRDNMDAFKDKITFIAENGAFIVKNGEELFAKTLDRNIVAKVIDDVHKIPDCKLVLCGKRSAYTLDNSSEFVGEVEKYYHKNTVVDSLDDIDDEFFKIAVCDYKGSENHSNLILTPKWGETLQCTVSGEVWLDLGRKDVNKGTAIKFLQDKFNIKENETMAFGDYYNDVSMLESVYHSYVMENAPDEMKKHGRFLAKSNDESGVIHVIKDKILKLDA
- a CDS encoding DUF1540 domain-containing protein, with the translated sequence MSTKLMCSAGTCVNNINGLCTAKTINVHGIKARASVDTECETFAEKGIKNALSNLVNMNIPGEIRQVFSKNSIEMSPEIQCEAINCSYNHSKICAARNVQIYGPGAATSEGTECETFASKI